The genomic window TGGCCACGCTTGCGCTCAAGCGGCCGGACAAGCTGAACTGTCTCAACGCGGCCATACTGCATGAGATGTCGGAAGCCCTGGGTGAGCTCAACACCGATGACGGTATAAAAGCCCTTGTTTTAACCGGCGAGGGCCGCGCCTTCTGTTCGGGCGCCGACCTTGCCGAGCAGCCGTACGGAACTGATAAGAACCAGCCGGGCATCAGCCGCGCCGAGCACACCACGCCGTTCGTCAGCTTCGGCTGGGTGGTCAAGCATATCGAGGATTTCACCAAGCCTGTCATAGCCGCAGTCAACGGCATGGCGGCCGGGGGCGGACTGGCGCTGGCGCTGGCGGCCGATATACGTATAGCATCGGAGAACGCCGCCTTTTCGGCCATTTTCGTCAAGCGAGGCCTGGTGCCCGACTGCGGTGTATCTTACTATCTTCCGCGCCTGGTAGGAATAAGCAAGGCGCTGGAGCTGATGTGGACGGGCGAAAAGATCGACGCCCGGGAGGCCCTACGCATCGGCCTGGTCAACAAGGTGG from Dehalococcoidia bacterium includes these protein-coding regions:
- a CDS encoding enoyl-CoA hydratase-related protein; translated protein: MPYKLIQVEIKDEVATLALKRPDKLNCLNAAILHEMSEALGELNTDDGIKALVLTGEGRAFCSGADLAEQPYGTDKNQPGISRAEHTTPFVSFGWVVKHIEDFTKPVIAAVNGMAAGGGLALALAADIRIASENAAFSAIFVKRGLVPDCGVSYYLPRLVGISKALELMWTGEKIDAREALRIGLVNKVVPPDHLMNTALEFAQGLAKGPSLAIEMIKRMAYAGLKSNSVMTQMAVENFMQQVCMESEDVKEGVMGFLEKRTPRFTGR